A single genomic interval of Megalobrama amblycephala isolate DHTTF-2021 linkage group LG15, ASM1881202v1, whole genome shotgun sequence harbors:
- the rsl24d1 gene encoding probable ribosome biogenesis protein RLP24 yields MRIEKCYFCSAPVYPGHGMMFVRNDCKMFRFCRSKCHRNFKRKRNPRKTRWTKAFRKSAGKELTVDNSLEFEKRRNVPVKYNRELWSKTVEAMKKVEAIKNKRQARFIFNRLKKGKELEKAADISEVKKNIHLIKAPHAGQAKQLEDKMVQKLAEDVEMDE; encoded by the exons ATGCGTATTGAGAAGTGTTATTTCTGCTCGGCTCCGGTTTATCCGGGACACGGAATGATGTTTGTGCGGAACGACTGTAAG ATGTTCAGGTTCTGCAGGTCCAAATGCCACAGAAACTTCAAGAGGAAGAGAAACCCAAGAAAGACCAGGTGGACCAAAGCGTTCAGGAAGTCCGCGGGCAAAGAGCTGACGGTG GATAACTCACTGGAGTTCGAGAAGCGCAGAAATGTTCCTGTCAAATACAACAGAGAGCTCTGGAGCAAGACGG TGGAGGCGATGAAGAAGGTCGAGGCCATCAAAAACAAACGTCAGGCGCGGTTTATCTTCAACAG GTTGAAGAAAGGCAAAGAGCTGGAGAAGGCAGCAGATATCAGCGAAGTCAAGAAAAACATTCACCTCATCAAAGCGCCACACGCAG GTCAAGCCAAGCAGCTGGAGGACAAGATGGTCCAAAAACTGGCAGAAGACGTGGAAATGGATGAGTGA